The proteins below are encoded in one region of Ostrea edulis chromosome 3, xbOstEdul1.1, whole genome shotgun sequence:
- the LOC125646391 gene encoding P2X purinoceptor 7-like codes for MDTESTSSTGADSPVKGRGRPRGRGRGRGRGRGRPAARRGRSNRKEEEVLQHTEQRTEIAKRHVQNLTHEACQQMLIEVASRSASLILDIIDKSRPGAPGQLTSVPDVPSWCTCNRCRNMPTEEEKICCGRSPEQCTTLLPDFHVLCLDEAVLALARLYREDVLALPADDDYNRGNRHSAYRQYILWTYGKLGAGHRKVIPSCCVWKIRNKYPEPSGQYVGFVQGRLN; via the exons ATGGATACAGAG TCAACTTCTTCAACTGGTGCTGATTCCCCTGTAAAAGGTAGAGGAAGGCCTAGAGGACGCGGCCGTGGCCGTGGTCGTGGTAGAGGAAGGCCAGCAGCAAGAAGAGGCAGGTCAAACAGAAAAGAGGAGGAAGTTCTCCAACATACGGAGCAAAGAACAGAAATTGCGAAG agACATGTGCAGAACCTCACCCATGAGGCATGTCAGCAAATGCTCATTGAAGTAGCATCCAGATCAGCAAGTCTAATTTTGGACATAATTGACAAGTCAAGACCTGGAGCCCCTGGTCAGCTTACATCTGTACCCGACGTACCATCCTGGTGTACCTGTAACCGCTGTCGGAACATGCCTACAGAGGAAGAAAAGATCTGCTGTGGCAGAAGTCCAGAACAGTGCACAACCCTTTTGCCA gATTTCCATGTTCTGTGTCTTGATGAGGCTGTCCTTGCCCTGGCCCGCCTGTATAGAGAAGATGTGTTAGCTTTGCCAGCTGATGATGATTACAACAGGGGGAACAGGCACTCTGCATACAGACAGTACATCCTTTGGACTTATGGAAAGCTTGGAGCAGGACATAGAAAAGTCATTCCAAGCTGTTGTGTTTGGAAAATACGCAACAAATACCCAGAACCCTCAGGACAATATGTGGGTTTTGTCCAAGGAAGACTAAATTAA